GGTGAGATTTATGCTCTACTTGGCGAAAATGGAGCTGGGAAAAGCACATTGATGAATATGTTGTCAGGAATCTACAGACCTGATGACGGTACGATCTATATAAAAGGTGATAAAGTAAATTTTTCAAAACCAGCCGATTCTATTAAAAAAGGGATTGGTATGATTCATCAGCATTTCAAACTGGTGGATATTATGACTGCGAAAGAGAATATTATATTAGGTCAGGAGAAAAATTTCTTTTTAAATAAAAAAAAGCTTTCAGATAAAATAAAGAATATTTGTGATAAATTTGGTCTTTACATCGATCCTGATAAGAAAATTTATGATATGTCGGTGGGGGAGAAGCAGACTGTAGAAATTTTGAAAGTCCTTTACAGAGGTGCAGATATTCTAATTCTTGATGAACCTACTGCCGTACTAACTCCTCAGGAAACGAAAAAGCTTTTCGATATTCTCAGGAATATGAAGAATGAAGGCTGTGCTATAATTATCATCACTCATAAACTCAATGAGGTTATGGAAATTAGCGATTGGGTGACGGTGCTTAGAAAAGGAGAATCAGTTGGATCTGTCAAAACTTCTGAAACTTCTCCTAAAGCTCTTACTGAACTTATGGTTGGTAGATCGGTTGATCTTAAAATTAACCGTAGTGAGATAGGGGAGAGGAATATTGTCATGGAAGTCAAAAATCTTACTGTAAAAGATGATCTTGGGATAAGTAAGATCAAAGATCTTTCATTTTTAATGAGGTCTGGTGAGATTTTGGGTATTGCCGGTATCGCAGGTTCAGGTCAAAAAGAGCTATGTGAAACAATTGCAGGGCTAATGAAAGCAGAGAGCGGAGAGATAATTTTTAAAGGTGGCAATATATTAGGTAAAGATTCCAGAGAGATCATTGATCTTGGAATTACCATGAGTTTTATTCCAGAAGATCGTCTTGGTATGGGTCTCGTAGCTTCAATGGATATGGTTGATAACATCATGTTAAAAGATTATTATAAACAAAATTCGCTTTTTCTTGATAGAAAACCTTCAGCCGATAAATCCAGAAAAATTATAAAAGATTTAGATGTACAGACTCCGGGAATAAGTTATCCTGTTAAATATATGTCTGGTGGAAATATTCAAAAAGTTCTTCTTGGTAGAGAGCTTGGTCTAAACCCTTGCTTGATAATTACTGCTTATCCAACAAGAGGACTAGATATTGGTTCGTCACATTTAATATATGATATTCTGGATGAGCAGAAGAAAAAGAATGTTCCAATACTTTACATTGGTGAAGATCTTGATGTTTTAATGCAACTTTGTGATAAAATTATGGTTTTGGCTGAAGGTAGAAATGCCGGAGTTGTAAATGCTCTGGAAACAACAAAAGAAGAGCTTGGACTGATGATGACTTCTGGTGATGATTCGGGAAATACCAAGGAAAAGGCAAGACAAATTCTTGGTGGAAAGGGTATATAATTGTATAAGATAGAAAAAAAAGGTCATGTCTCGAAGAGAGAGAATTTTAAGATTAGATTAACGGCAATTATTCTCGCTTTACTAACCTCTGCACTTTTTATAATGCTTATGGACAAAAATCCATTGGATGTGTATCTGTCCATGGTTGATGGTGCATTTGGTACAGAATACAGAATTAGAGAAACATTGGTAAAATCAATTCCATTAATTGTAACTTCTCTGGGTATTTCGTTAGCTTTTCGAATGAAATTTTGGAATATCGGAGGTGAAGGTCAAATTATAATGGGGGCTTTTTCTGCTACATTTGTGGCTTTAACTTTCCCCGAAATGAACTCCATAATATTACTTTCATTGATGGGTTTAGCAGGTTTCGTAGCTGGAGGATTGTGGGGTTTAATTCCTGCGTATTTCAAAGCTAGATTTAAAACGAACGAAACAATATTTACACTTATGATGAATTATATAGCTTTGAAATGGATTACATATTTGCAATATGGACCATGGAAAGATCCAAAAGCTCTGGGATTCCCAAAAATTCCAAATTTTTCGGTAAATGCTGTTCTTCCAAATTTATTTGGTATACATTCAGGTTGGTTAATTGCACTTATTTTGGCTGTGATTGTTCATATATACATTAGGAGAACAAAAAGTGGCTATGAGATAAATGTTGTTGGTGAAAGTGAAAATACTGCTCGTTATGCTGGAATAAATGTGAAAAAAGTAATAATGAAAACTGTCTTTTTAAGCGGTGCAGTTTGTGGTATTACCGGTATGATTCAGGCTAGTGCAGTTAACAGAACTCTCTCGACAAAATTGAGTGCAGGTGTTGGGTATACTGCAATAATTACAGCTTGGCTTGCCGGATTGTCCTCTCCATTGATAATTTTAGTTTCGATACTTTTTGCTGCGATGGTACAGGGTGGAGCTTTTATACAGCTTGCTTATCAGATTCCTCAATCAGCAGCAGAAATTTTACAAAGTATGATTCTATTTTTTGTTTTAGGAAGTGAATTTTTCATCAGATTTAAAATTACAAAGATCAGGAAATAATAATGTTAACAACTTTTTTAGCAGCAGCAATTGTAGCAGGAACACCATTACTATATGCAATTTTGGGTGAGATAATTAGTGAGAAAGCTGGAAAGCTTAATCTAGGAGTGGAAGGAATGATGCTCCTCGGTGCTGTTTTTTCATTTGTGACAGTACTTTCCACAGAGAGTGCAACTATGGCAGTAATTGCAGCATTATTAGCCGGAGCAGCAGGAGCTTTCATTTTTGCGTTTCTAACCATAACAATGAGAGCAAATCAGGTAGTTACAGGTTTAGCTTTAACAATTTTTGGTACTGGAATTTCAAGTTTTATAGGTAAAGATCTTATGGGACTGGTGGTTCCAGAAAATGTAAAATTAACTTTCAAAGAGTTTGCAATACCATATTTAAGCGATATTCCAGTAATTGGTGAAGCTTTTTTTAATCAAGGGATATTAGTTTACTTTGGTTATATAACAGCAATTCTATGTGGCATCTATCTTTACAATACAAGACCAGGTCTCTATTTACGTGCCATTGGAGAGAACAATTCCGCATCAGATGCTTCAGGATTAAATATCACGATGTACAAATACATACATGTAATGGTAGGTGGAGCATTGTGTGGCCTTGCTGGAGCATATCTCTCACTTGTTTATGTACCTTCATGGCAGGAAAATGTTACAGCAGGTAGAGGTTGGATAGCTGTAGCTTTAGTAATATTCTCAAAGTGGAATCCCTACAGAGCAATTATTGGGGCGATACTTTTCGGAGGTTTGGATATTATTGGATTTAGATTACAAAAATTTGATATAAATATTTCACAATACTTAATCGATATGCTTCCCTATGCAGTTACGATTTTCCTGTTGATTATAACATCCATAAAAAAATCAAAGGAAAATTCTCCTCCAGCAGAATTGGGGTCAACTTACTTCAGAGAAGACAGATAAAATGCATATAATCGAAATATCGATTGTACTGGGATATTTTATTATTCTGGTAATTATCGGCGAAGTCGTCAGAAAAAAAACTAAAAATATTTCGGATTATACAGTAGCTGGAAGAAATATGGGAACCTTTGCGGTTACTTGCTCAATTATAGGTTTGTGGCTGGGTGGTTTAAGTACAATCGGAATTTCCGAAATGGCTTACAGTCAAGGGTTGTTTCCAATTTTCTTCAATTTTTCCATAGCAGTTGGAATGGTTGTTCTAAGTTTTACAGTTGCAAAATACTACAGAAAGTTGAATGCTGTAACAGTAGGTGATATAATTGAAAGATTGTTTAGCAGAAGAGTTAAACGTTTTGTAAGTATAAACTTCGTAATCGCAGCTGTAATATTAGTTTCACTCCAATTACAAGCAGCCGGAACTTTAGCTTCATCACTTTTCAATGTAGATAATAATATTGCCATAGTAGTAACAGGTACTGTTATTTTATTATATGTCACTAGTGGTGGAATGAAATCTTTAGCTGTCACAAATATTGTCCATGTAATTCTCCTCTATGTTACCATATTTGCATCATTTGTAGTAGTCTTTTCCATAAGTGGAGGGTTTGAAGGACTTGGAGATTTGTTGAATACCGGCTTTGTAAAAGAAGGTTTATCAGTATCAGAAGCGAATCAAAAAGAAGTTCTTTTCATGAATCCCTTCTCCCCAGGAATGGATAAAGCAATAGCCTGGTTTATTGGTGTTTTTCTCGCAGTATTCTCAACTCAAGCCTCATTACAGCCTATATTTTCATCAAAAAATTCAGAAATAGCAAAGAGAAGTTCGATAATTAGTGCTTTGTTTATAGCTCCTTTGGGTTTTATGGTTTCCATAATAGGAGTTTATGCCAGATCAATTTCAACCGAAATCGGCATTGTTAACGCAAAAGATGCTTTCCCTTTTGTACTTATGAAAAGTGGACACTTCTCACCAATTTTTGCAGGGCTTGTATCAGCGGGTATTTTCGCTGCAATAATTTCAACTTTAGCTCCTACATTATTTGCTTCTTCGACAATAATCGTTAAGGATTTTATATACGGAAGAGGACAGGAAGATAATCCTAAAATGTTGAAAATAGGTAAGATAGTAACTTTAACTATAGGCGTTTTAGTTATTCCATTTGCAATATTTTTCAACAAAGGTATTCTCGAAAGTGCTTATTTTACCTATGCAATAAGATGTTCATCAACGATAATTATTCTATTAGGATTGGTAAGGAAATTTTTCAAGATAAAGTGGATTATGAATGATATTTCAGCGATTTTGAGTGTGATATTTTCAATCTTAGGTGTGGGAATTTATATTGTAATACCAGTAGAATATTTGAAGACATTTCAGGATAATTTCGGATTTTTTCCAGATAAAGTTTATTTTTCACTAGTTAGTACAGTGATAGGATTAGTGATTGGTTGGGGATTGACTAGGATGATGGAGAAGAAGTAGGAGAGAGTGGGGTGTTAAACTTATAAGATGGATGATTTAATAGTTTGATGTTGTGTCATTGTTTGATATCACCATTCAGAATAATTAAAATTAAAAGTAACGAAAATGCACTTACACTATGCGGGGCTTTCAACAAATGTTGATGTTTGCACCAATGCTGAAAGTTTGCAATTCAGTTTCATTAATACACTACCCTGCATTGTGTTAAGTTCAATATTAGAGTGCTTTTTATATTTTAATCCAAAAATGATGTATTTTAATATCATCTGTTAATTTTCTATGTGCAATAGATTGTAAATAAGAATAATCGTTTAAATTTTCAGATTTTTCAAGTTTTTCGTCAATATTCCAGAACGTATCATTTATGGAAAGTGTTTCAATCCAGTCATTAATTTCATTTTTCCAAAACTCAAAATTGTTTTGCTGAACAAACCCAATCATTCCACATTGATTTAATCCTTTTGCATGTTTACCTATCTTAAATCTCTCAATTCCACCATTTTTATTATCGCCTATCACATATTCTTTTTCTCTTTCTTTTGGAAGTGGTGCAGGCAGTATTTTTGCTTCAACAACGAAAAGAGGAATATTAGTTTTCCCTTTTTCTAATTCATAAAAATAAAAATCCGGAATTCCTTTTGTTCCGAAAAATAAATCGCTATATTGATTTTGAGCAAATATAGGTACTCCTGTTTCGTATAAACAGACATTTATCTGTTCTACTAAAATCTGAGTTAATTTATTTTCATTTAATGGCTTGATAATACCTTCTGTATTTATAGCTAAAATAAAATATGGTGGCGTTTTTTTCAGAATATTGATGATAAAAGAAATAGTTTTCCCTTTTGGAACACTTATTTGCGGTACTTGCCGGTTATTATATTCTTCTGCTATCATTTAGTAACCTAATTTTGAAAGGTCAGAAAAACATTTATCTGCATCACGATATGCAATTAAAGATAACCAATATCTGTATTGATTTGGCTTTACAAAAACAATGGAGTCTTTGTCGGGATAAAGTTTTATTACTCTGTTTACGGTTAGTTGCTTTGATATTTCAAAATCGGATAATGATTTCAAATTAAGTTTTGAATTATCTGAATGATAAATTGTTTCTGCTTTTTGTGTATCGTACTTGAAAATTGTTGCAATGTATGAATTTTTTAATTTAACAACATCACTTAACCTAAACTTCTTATTTTTCTCTTCATAAATCAGATTTAATACTTTTGAAAATTCGTTTCCGTAATTTGAAAACACCTCTACAAATTTGCTTTGTGGAATTGGTTTTACTGCTTTTGAATTTTCGCCGCTAATAAAAAAATCTTCTAAATAATCAGTTACATCTGAAATAATTTTCTTGTCATATTCAGAATAAATATTTTCTGTAACAAATGGAACATTTCGTAAATCTTTTAACAGGAAAGTATTGTTTCGGTTTATTAGAGTTTCGCCACTTGTGGTTAAAAAGTAGAATTTATAAAACAAATAGTTCGCATTAAAAGAACTTAATACATTATTTAACAATTCAATATTATTATCTAATGATTTTATTGAAACAATTCTTCGTTTAAACGAAAATGAAGTATCATTAAAAAACATAGGAAAATTATTTTCACCAATATTTTCCCAAACAATTAGATTTGGTGCTTTGAATGCATCTTCCACCGGAATTTTAGAAAACTTAATGTTTTTATCAATATTATTTAACAAACTATAATCAATTCCATTTTCAGAGATTGCATTTGTCGGAAGAGTTTTCAATTCGTATATATAATCAGGATTAAATTTGTCTTTTGTTCCTATTTCAAAACCTTCTTCAATAATTGAATTATTATTTTTAAGAAAGTCCTTCAATGTTGGAATATTCTTAACTTTCTCAACAAGAATTTTTATTCTTCCACCTCCGAGCAAATTGTTTTTCCAAATATATTGGTTTTCAATTGCAGTTATTCTATCAATAAAATGCAAATCGTAATCGTCAATTTCGAAAACAATGCGTTCTTTTGTTGCTTTTGTTCTTCTGAAAGTTAAATGAAGTATGTTCTGATTAACATCCGGTTTTTCATTTTTCAAGAAAATAGCAGCCGATGCAACATCTGCTCCATTATCCCAAAGCGATTTATTTCGGGCTAGTGCAGTAAAGTCAAATATTTGAACTACATTAAAATTAGAAAATAAAATCTTTTTGTAATCCTTCGATGTGCTGTTGTAAAGTAATCCCGATGATTTAATAATCAAGCATAATAAACCTTTTTCTTTGAGATATGATGTGGCTTCTGAAAGAAATTTCAATGCAATTTGCCCTTGCGGAATTTTTACTGCTTTATCTTTATATTGCCATACATCTGAATAACTGCTTATTGCACCCCTGTTAAAAGGGGGATTACCAATGATTAAATCAAATTTTATATTTTTTATTTCATCACTAACTTCAAAAAAATCAGATGAAATAAGATTTGTTTCTCTTAAATCGTCAAATTTGAGTTTGTTAATGATTTCAATTGGTTGCAGTTCGTTACAAAGTGCTAAACTTAGACTAAAAGATGCTAATTCAACTGCTTGTTCTTCTTTGTCTATTCCATATATATTTTTCAGTAAATTTTTTAATACAGATAATGAAGGATAATCCATACTATTTTGTAATCTCCAAATCTGTACAAGTCGTTTGAATGCAGTTACAAGAAAAATTCCAGAACCACAAGCGGGGTCTAATATTTTAAAATTTTTAAGATTTATATCTTTGTGTTTAGACAAAGGCAAACTTTCATCAACTATAAGTTTTGTCAAATGTGCAGGAGTGTAATATAATCCATTATCTTTTTTGTTTTCACCAAGAAATTCTTCATAAAGTCGACTTATCAATTCAACCGGAATATATTTGAATTCGAAATATCTCCAATTTGGAAAAATAATTTCTTGTTGCGGTGATGCCAAATTTACTTTTTTTGTATCTAATAAATCAGCTAATAAAGATAAATCAATGCTTTTTAAGAGTTGAAGTTCATCACTTTTCCATTGAAAAACATTACCATTAAAACCTGATTTTTGGTCATTTAGAGCAATTAACAATTCAACAAACTTTCCGTTTTTTAAAACATCAATAAAAGTTTTTGAATTTTCGAATTTCTTGAAATATTTATCTGATAATAATTCATTTCCATTCGTATCAATTCTTTCTTCCAAATATTTTATCAA
The sequence above is drawn from the Candidatus Delongbacteria bacterium genome and encodes:
- a CDS encoding ABC transporter ATP-binding protein, yielding MSSSDSYVKMVGITKKFGPVIANKDVSFKVKKGEIYALLGENGAGKSTLMNMLSGIYRPDDGTIYIKGDKVNFSKPADSIKKGIGMIHQHFKLVDIMTAKENIILGQEKNFFLNKKKLSDKIKNICDKFGLYIDPDKKIYDMSVGEKQTVEILKVLYRGADILILDEPTAVLTPQETKKLFDILRNMKNEGCAIIIITHKLNEVMEISDWVTVLRKGESVGSVKTSETSPKALTELMVGRSVDLKINRSEIGERNIVMEVKNLTVKDDLGISKIKDLSFLMRSGEILGIAGIAGSGQKELCETIAGLMKAESGEIIFKGGNILGKDSREIIDLGITMSFIPEDRLGMGLVASMDMVDNIMLKDYYKQNSLFLDRKPSADKSRKIIKDLDVQTPGISYPVKYMSGGNIQKVLLGRELGLNPCLIITAYPTRGLDIGSSHLIYDILDEQKKKNVPILYIGEDLDVLMQLCDKIMVLAEGRNAGVVNALETTKEELGLMMTSGDDSGNTKEKARQILGGKGI
- a CDS encoding ABC transporter permease — translated: MYKIEKKGHVSKRENFKIRLTAIILALLTSALFIMLMDKNPLDVYLSMVDGAFGTEYRIRETLVKSIPLIVTSLGISLAFRMKFWNIGGEGQIIMGAFSATFVALTFPEMNSIILLSLMGLAGFVAGGLWGLIPAYFKARFKTNETIFTLMMNYIALKWITYLQYGPWKDPKALGFPKIPNFSVNAVLPNLFGIHSGWLIALILAVIVHIYIRRTKSGYEINVVGESENTARYAGINVKKVIMKTVFLSGAVCGITGMIQASAVNRTLSTKLSAGVGYTAIITAWLAGLSSPLIILVSILFAAMVQGGAFIQLAYQIPQSAAEILQSMILFFVLGSEFFIRFKITKIRK
- a CDS encoding ABC transporter permease produces the protein MLTTFLAAAIVAGTPLLYAILGEIISEKAGKLNLGVEGMMLLGAVFSFVTVLSTESATMAVIAALLAGAAGAFIFAFLTITMRANQVVTGLALTIFGTGISSFIGKDLMGLVVPENVKLTFKEFAIPYLSDIPVIGEAFFNQGILVYFGYITAILCGIYLYNTRPGLYLRAIGENNSASDASGLNITMYKYIHVMVGGALCGLAGAYLSLVYVPSWQENVTAGRGWIAVALVIFSKWNPYRAIIGAILFGGLDIIGFRLQKFDINISQYLIDMLPYAVTIFLLIITSIKKSKENSPPAELGSTYFREDR
- a CDS encoding sodium:solute symporter family protein, which produces MHIIEISIVLGYFIILVIIGEVVRKKTKNISDYTVAGRNMGTFAVTCSIIGLWLGGLSTIGISEMAYSQGLFPIFFNFSIAVGMVVLSFTVAKYYRKLNAVTVGDIIERLFSRRVKRFVSINFVIAAVILVSLQLQAAGTLASSLFNVDNNIAIVVTGTVILLYVTSGGMKSLAVTNIVHVILLYVTIFASFVVVFSISGGFEGLGDLLNTGFVKEGLSVSEANQKEVLFMNPFSPGMDKAIAWFIGVFLAVFSTQASLQPIFSSKNSEIAKRSSIISALFIAPLGFMVSIIGVYARSISTEIGIVNAKDAFPFVLMKSGHFSPIFAGLVSAGIFAAIISTLAPTLFASSTIIVKDFIYGRGQEDNPKMLKIGKIVTLTIGVLVIPFAIFFNKGILESAYFTYAIRCSSTIIILLGLVRKFFKIKWIMNDISAILSVIFSILGVGIYIVIPVEYLKTFQDNFGFFPDKVYFSLVSTVIGLVIGWGLTRMMEKK
- a CDS encoding N-6 DNA methylase, translated to MRNSKNIDTIFYENLKTLGFHKDDDALFLTNCISNVPDEIKFYVNKANELNASAVYFRKLINGTYQPQIYLYDYTDNEFNSQNEIRLTEIHKKIWSSGECPLSCFFYKTEIKIIDCTTHISDDYKPNYLIEALKISEKANKLYNEQFAVKIKSGVFWEEEEVKNKFKFTNNSAYNKLIDNIHIIKTNLQNELKNKIQDIFINKIIVQSILIKYLEERIDTNGNELLSDKYFKKFENSKTFIDVLKNGKFVELLIALNDQKSGFNGNVFQWKSDELQLLKSIDLSLLADLLDTKKVNLASPQQEIIFPNWRYFEFKYIPVELISRLYEEFLGENKKDNGLYYTPAHLTKLIVDESLPLSKHKDINLKNFKILDPACGSGIFLVTAFKRLVQIWRLQNSMDYPSLSVLKNLLKNIYGIDKEEQAVELASFSLSLALCNELQPIEIINKLKFDDLRETNLISSDFFEVSDEIKNIKFDLIIGNPPFNRGAISSYSDVWQYKDKAVKIPQGQIALKFLSEATSYLKEKGLLCLIIKSSGLLYNSTSKDYKKILFSNFNVVQIFDFTALARNKSLWDNGADVASAAIFLKNEKPDVNQNILHLTFRRTKATKERIVFEIDDYDLHFIDRITAIENQYIWKNNLLGGGRIKILVEKVKNIPTLKDFLKNNNSIIEEGFEIGTKDKFNPDYIYELKTLPTNAISENGIDYSLLNNIDKNIKFSKIPVEDAFKAPNLIVWENIGENNFPMFFNDTSFSFKRRIVSIKSLDNNIELLNNVLSSFNANYLFYKFYFLTTSGETLINRNNTFLLKDLRNVPFVTENIYSEYDKKIISDVTDYLEDFFISGENSKAVKPIPQSKFVEVFSNYGNEFSKVLNLIYEEKNKKFRLSDVVKLKNSYIATIFKYDTQKAETIYHSDNSKLNLKSLSDFEISKQLTVNRVIKLYPDKDSIVFVKPNQYRYWLSLIAYRDADKCFSDLSKLGY